In one window of bacterium DNA:
- a CDS encoding archaemetzincin family Zn-dependent metalloprotease translates to MIAIHQQEGLEVFETLRPVLKTRLRLDAVREASFPIPGSAFDPLRNQYSAHRLAQSVKENGKAHYHLLIVDVDLYAAGMNFIFGQADPITRIAIVSTYRLKGFLSAERLAKEVVHEVLHLQGLGHCQDPTCVMFFSNTIEDTDHKKIDLCSNCRRQLEDL, encoded by the coding sequence GTGATCGCCATACATCAACAGGAAGGTTTAGAAGTCTTTGAGACGCTGCGTCCGGTCCTAAAAACACGTCTCCGCCTTGACGCTGTCCGCGAGGCTTCTTTCCCGATACCCGGATCAGCCTTTGACCCGCTGAGAAACCAGTACAGCGCTCACCGGCTCGCACAGAGCGTAAAGGAGAACGGTAAAGCGCACTATCACCTGTTGATCGTCGATGTCGATTTGTACGCGGCGGGGATGAATTTCATCTTCGGGCAAGCCGATCCCATAACGCGGATCGCGATCGTTTCGACATACCGGCTCAAAGGGTTCCTGTCGGCCGAACGCCTGGCCAAGGAAGTCGTTCATGAAGTCCTCCACTTGCAGGGACTTGGACACTGCCAGGACCCCACCTGCGTCATGTTCTTCTCCAACACGATCGAGGATACGGACCACAAGAAAATAGATTTGTGCAGCAACTGCAGGAGACAACTTGAAGACCTATAA
- the hslV gene encoding ATP-dependent protease subunit HslV, whose amino-acid sequence MQDTPKTHGTTILGLRYKGSAVIGCDGQVTTGETIMKQTAKKIRTLGQNKILAGFAGATADALTLFERFETKLEAYHGNLSRSVIELAKEWRQDKILRRLEALLAILDTEHAYILSGAGDIIEPDDGIVAIGSGGPYALAACRSLVKHSNLPAKEIVAESIRIAAGICIYTNTEIYIEELKPGA is encoded by the coding sequence ATGCAAGATACGCCAAAAACTCACGGCACGACGATACTGGGACTGCGGTACAAGGGTTCCGCGGTCATTGGTTGCGATGGGCAGGTCACGACCGGTGAAACGATCATGAAACAAACCGCCAAGAAGATCCGGACGCTGGGTCAGAACAAGATCCTGGCTGGTTTTGCCGGCGCGACCGCTGATGCCCTTACCCTCTTTGAGCGGTTTGAGACAAAACTGGAAGCCTACCACGGCAACCTGAGCCGCAGCGTTATTGAACTGGCCAAGGAATGGCGGCAGGACAAAATTCTCCGGCGCCTTGAAGCCCTGCTCGCGATCCTCGATACGGAGCACGCGTACATTCTGTCCGGAGCCGGGGATATTATCGAACCTGATGACGGCATCGTGGCGATCGGTTCGGGGGGTCCTTATGCCCTGGCAGCTTGCCGGTCCCTGGTCAAACATTCCAACCTACCGGCAAAAGAGATCGTCGCCGAATCCATCAGGATCGCGGCGGGGATCTGTATTTATACGAATACCGAGATCTATATTGAAGAATTAAAGCCGGGCGCTTAA
- the nadD gene encoding nicotinate-nucleotide adenylyltransferase: MKTAVKYGIWGGLFDPPHVGHVILAQWIKSEFGLHKIIFVPAGKPPHKTSYSPYRVRHHMARLAVKGNRWFEVTDIERHIAGTTYTVDVIRRLKKGLYGKLYVIIGADQWNEILTWKDPDKLFEECRFIVVPRMPYKIRKIKPYYNNVLISQCPAIGISSTIIRERIRKNLPVRYLVPDAVHDYLRKKKLYLS, translated from the coding sequence ATGAAGACGGCGGTCAAATACGGTATATGGGGCGGTCTGTTCGATCCGCCTCACGTGGGGCACGTCATCCTTGCCCAGTGGATAAAAAGTGAATTCGGACTGCATAAGATAATCTTCGTACCCGCCGGTAAGCCTCCACACAAAACATCCTATTCACCATACCGTGTCCGGCATCACATGGCCCGCCTCGCGGTCAAAGGGAACCGGTGGTTCGAAGTGACCGATATCGAGAGACACATCGCGGGTACGACCTACACGGTGGATGTCATCCGGCGGCTAAAAAAAGGGTTGTATGGAAAGCTTTATGTCATTATCGGCGCCGATCAGTGGAACGAAATACTTACCTGGAAAGATCCGGATAAGCTTTTTGAGGAATGTCGTTTTATTGTTGTGCCCCGGATGCCGTATAAGATCAGAAAGATCAAGCCTTATTACAACAACGTCCTGATAAGCCAGTGCCCTGCGATCGGAATCTCATCGACCATCATCCGGGAACGGATACGAAAAAACCTCCCGGTCCGCTACCTGGTCCCGGATGCGGTGCACGATTATTTAAGAAAGAAAAAACTCTATTTATCCTAA
- the bamD gene encoding outer membrane protein assembly factor BamD: protein MKRITLLLALCLLAACTRQVLAPLDAVDEYERALSFFNNGKYEPAIAGFERVIFYHASSEYVDDAQYWLARSYFAKKDYSQAILEFDYLIKNFSNSSFREEAYLYRAKSYFFNAPGYEKDQTETRDAIGYLDEFLTQFPTSTHADEAKELILTARSRLAVKELKNGRIYLKMNELDAAAIYFKYILESFPETKVVSETKYYLAGTYEKKKMSSEALALYNELLSDSTWKHRAEKKIRKLEKK from the coding sequence ATGAAACGGATAACACTCCTTCTCGCGCTCTGCCTGCTGGCCGCCTGCACCAGGCAAGTCCTGGCCCCGCTCGATGCGGTGGACGAATACGAACGTGCATTATCATTTTTCAATAACGGTAAATACGAACCTGCGATCGCAGGTTTTGAAAGGGTGATCTTCTACCATGCCTCCAGCGAGTATGTCGATGATGCCCAGTACTGGCTGGCCCGGTCATACTTCGCCAAGAAGGACTATTCCCAGGCGATCCTGGAATTCGATTACCTGATAAAGAATTTCTCCAATTCCTCGTTCCGGGAAGAGGCCTATCTTTACCGGGCAAAATCCTATTTTTTCAATGCACCCGGTTATGAAAAAGACCAGACCGAAACCCGCGATGCGATCGGGTATCTTGATGAATTCCTCACTCAGTTCCCTACCTCAACGCATGCGGATGAAGCCAAGGAACTAATCCTGACCGCCCGGAGCCGCCTGGCGGTCAAGGAACTGAAAAACGGGAGGATCTACTTGAAGATGAATGAACTCGATGCGGCCGCGATCTATTTCAAGTATATTCTGGAGAGTTTTCCCGAAACCAAGGTGGTATCGGAAACAAAGTACTACCTTGCTGGAACTTACGAGAAGAAAAAAATGTCCTCTGAAGCGCTGGCATTGTACAATGAACTATTGAGCGACAGCACATGGAAGCACCGGGCCGAGAAAAAAATCCGGAAGCTGGAAAAGAAATAA
- a CDS encoding DUF1015 domain-containing protein has protein sequence MPEIRPFNGIRYNNEKIKKIADVITQPYDQITDEMEKDYKKRSPYSFVNLVLTHYADGHDRPREYEEAKKSVEDWILKKIFTQDAQPAIYPYFQKFTVDQKPYIRKGFFCTVRLEELGKGGILPHEKTLSKPKEDRMSLTRITKKDFEPVFMLYTDTGNSVMTMLEKECSRPPLIDVADDNSVNHQLWQISNPALIRSIAERMRSSTFVIADGHHRYETFYSYSQELKGIGTDHPARFKMMVLVNIQDPGLVILPTHRLITNLPAFEAEKFKKQAQEYFLVKKTGRENIGRELAAEKSQAYGFYSPGVAFIVKLRSPEVMAELLKDKSRDFQQLDVAILHTLLIEKILGIRSEKIEDHIRYQRGIEETIRRVDSSEFQFCFLMNPTQPEQVKEVAQHHERMPQKSTDFFPKLISGLVFYDIA, from the coding sequence ATGCCTGAGATAAGACCATTTAACGGCATCAGATATAATAATGAAAAGATCAAAAAGATCGCCGATGTCATAACCCAGCCGTACGATCAGATCACCGATGAGATGGAAAAAGACTATAAAAAAAGGAGCCCATATAGCTTCGTTAACCTGGTGCTGACGCATTACGCGGACGGGCACGACCGCCCGCGGGAATACGAGGAGGCAAAAAAGTCGGTCGAGGATTGGATACTTAAAAAGATCTTTACGCAGGACGCACAGCCCGCGATCTATCCCTACTTCCAGAAATTCACGGTCGATCAGAAGCCGTATATAAGAAAAGGATTTTTTTGCACGGTTCGGCTCGAGGAACTTGGTAAGGGCGGTATCCTGCCCCATGAAAAGACCCTGTCCAAGCCCAAAGAGGACAGGATGAGCTTGACTCGCATAACGAAAAAGGATTTTGAGCCGGTATTCATGCTGTACACGGACACCGGGAATTCGGTGATGACCATGCTCGAGAAGGAATGCAGCCGGCCGCCGCTGATCGATGTCGCTGACGATAACAGCGTGAACCACCAGCTCTGGCAGATATCGAATCCCGCTTTGATTCGATCGATCGCTGAACGGATGCGGTCATCGACATTCGTCATTGCCGATGGTCATCACCGCTATGAAACGTTTTACTCCTACTCCCAGGAGCTGAAGGGTATCGGGACCGATCATCCGGCACGTTTCAAGATGATGGTGCTGGTCAATATCCAGGACCCGGGGCTGGTCATCCTGCCCACGCACCGGCTGATCACGAACCTTCCGGCGTTCGAAGCTGAGAAATTCAAAAAACAGGCACAAGAGTATTTTTTAGTGAAAAAGACCGGCCGTGAAAATATCGGCAGGGAACTGGCCGCAGAAAAGAGCCAGGCCTATGGTTTTTATAGCCCTGGCGTAGCGTTTATCGTTAAGTTGAGGTCGCCGGAGGTGATGGCAGAGTTGTTAAAGGATAAAAGCCGCGATTTCCAGCAGCTGGATGTGGCCATCCTCCATACGCTGCTGATCGAGAAGATCCTCGGTATCAGATCAGAAAAAATCGAGGATCATATCAGGTATCAACGCGGCATTGAGGAGACCATACGGCGGGTCGACAGCAGCGAGTTTCAGTTCTGCTTCCTGATGAATCCGACGCAGCCGGAACAGGTAAAGGAAGTGGCACAGCACCATGAACGGATGCCGCAGAAATCGACGGATTTTTTCCCCAAGTTGATTTCCGGGCTGGTTTTTTACGACATCGCCTGA
- a CDS encoding DivIVA domain-containing protein, translating into MGITPLEIRKQEFRKILRGYDHHEVRSFLEMVSNEIEKLLRENAGLSEKVKDLDAKIEDYRRMEKILQDTLTTTQQATEELKEGAKKEAETIIANSKMEAQRFLREAQTELAKTREETKMIEHQKLLLVSEFRGLLESYLRLLERLEKK; encoded by the coding sequence ATGGGCATCACACCATTGGAAATTCGCAAGCAGGAATTCAGGAAGATCCTGCGCGGTTATGATCATCACGAAGTCCGGTCTTTTCTGGAAATGGTCTCCAACGAGATCGAAAAGCTACTCAGGGAAAATGCCGGGCTGTCGGAAAAAGTGAAGGACCTCGACGCGAAGATCGAGGATTATCGCCGCATGGAAAAGATCCTGCAGGACACCTTGACCACGACCCAGCAAGCCACCGAGGAACTTAAGGAGGGGGCGAAAAAAGAAGCCGAAACGATCATTGCCAACTCAAAAATGGAAGCTCAGCGTTTTTTGCGGGAAGCCCAGACCGAATTGGCGAAGACCAGAGAAGAGACCAAGATGATCGAACACCAGAAACTCCTGCTGGTATCGGAATTCAGGGGCCTCCTGGAATCATACCTGCGCCTGTTGGAGCGGCTCGAAAAAAAGTAA
- a CDS encoding slipin family protein, with amino-acid sequence MGLPLIFIAIIFLFILSWIKIMREYERAVVFRLGRYIGIKGPGLFILWPIDRMVKVPLRVVTMDVPPQDIITKDNISVKVNAVTYFRVFEPSKAILEVEDYLYATSQIAQTTLRSVLGYYELDDLLMEREKINMRLQKIIDEQTDPWGIKVSMVEIKHVDIPQEMQRFIAKQAEAERERRAKIIHADGELQAADKLNKAAQIIGQTPTGIQLRFLQTLTEVATEKNSTTIFPVPIDLFTPFIKKLNESNKDK; translated from the coding sequence ATGGGTTTGCCTTTGATTTTTATTGCCATAATTTTTCTATTTATCCTTAGCTGGATAAAAATAATGCGGGAATACGAACGCGCTGTCGTCTTCAGACTGGGCCGTTATATCGGGATCAAGGGTCCGGGTCTGTTCATCCTCTGGCCCATTGACCGGATGGTTAAAGTGCCTTTGAGGGTCGTAACGATGGACGTGCCGCCTCAGGATATCATAACCAAAGATAATATTTCGGTGAAGGTCAATGCCGTCACCTATTTCCGGGTTTTCGAGCCGTCAAAGGCCATCCTTGAAGTCGAGGACTACCTGTACGCGACCAGCCAGATCGCGCAGACGACCTTAAGGAGCGTGCTCGGTTATTATGAGCTTGACGACCTGCTGATGGAACGGGAAAAGATCAATATGCGGCTGCAGAAAATAATCGACGAACAGACCGATCCCTGGGGCATTAAAGTCTCCATGGTTGAGATCAAGCATGTTGATATACCGCAGGAAATGCAGCGTTTTATCGCGAAACAGGCTGAAGCAGAACGTGAGCGCCGGGCTAAGATCATCCACGCGGATGGCGAACTGCAGGCAGCCGACAAGCTGAACAAGGCGGCTCAGATCATCGGTCAGACGCCGACCGGAATCCAGCTCCGTTTCCTTCAAACGCTGACCGAAGTGGCTACCGAGAAGAATTCAACCACGATCTTCCCGGTACCGATCGATCTTTTTACGCCGTTCATCAAGAAATTAAACGAAAGTAACAAAGATAAGTGA
- a CDS encoding hydroxyacid dehydrogenase, producing the protein MKVLISDPIAKEGVDLLKKSGLEVVEKAGLPPEELVKVIPEYHAIIVRSATKVTKEIIEAGKNLKVIGRAGVGLDNVDKDAAKAKGIKVVNTPAATSISVAELALGMMLGAARLIPQATASTKAGKWEKKKFHGFELYGKTLGIIGIGRIGMELAKRAKAMGMDIVAYDPYVKTCDFAKLVSLDELLKKADYISLHIPKTNETANILNKAAFDKMKKGVAIINCARGGVVDENALYDAIVAGTVRVAALDVYATEPAKEHKLFGLEQIIATPHIGAQTEEGQGRAGVQIAELVRDALKE; encoded by the coding sequence ATGAAGGTTTTGATATCTGATCCGATCGCCAAGGAAGGCGTTGATCTTCTTAAGAAAAGCGGTCTTGAAGTCGTTGAAAAAGCAGGGCTGCCGCCGGAAGAACTCGTTAAAGTGATACCTGAATATCACGCGATCATCGTGCGCAGCGCCACTAAGGTCACTAAGGAGATAATCGAGGCCGGTAAGAATCTTAAGGTCATCGGCAGGGCCGGAGTGGGTCTGGATAACGTGGACAAGGATGCCGCCAAGGCAAAAGGCATAAAGGTCGTCAACACACCCGCGGCTACGTCGATATCGGTCGCGGAGCTGGCCCTGGGAATGATGCTGGGCGCGGCCCGGTTGATACCGCAGGCGACCGCGTCGACCAAGGCGGGCAAATGGGAAAAGAAAAAATTCCACGGTTTTGAGCTGTACGGGAAAACGCTGGGTATCATCGGCATCGGCCGCATCGGCATGGAATTGGCAAAGAGAGCGAAGGCCATGGGCATGGATATCGTGGCTTATGACCCCTATGTTAAAACGTGCGATTTCGCGAAATTGGTCAGCCTCGATGAGCTGCTGAAAAAGGCGGATTACATTTCACTACACATCCCCAAAACGAACGAGACCGCGAATATCCTGAACAAGGCGGCTTTTGACAAGATGAAAAAAGGTGTTGCTATCATCAACTGCGCTCGGGGCGGCGTGGTCGACGAGAACGCGCTTTATGACGCGATCGTGGCGGGAACCGTGCGCGTGGCAGCACTGGATGTGTACGCCACCGAACCGGCCAAGGAGCATAAGTTATTCGGCCTTGAACAGATCATTGCCACACCCCACATCGGCGCGCAGACCGAAGAGGGACAGGGCAGGGCAGGCGTCCAGATAGCGGAACTGGTGCGCGACGCGCTGAAGGAATAA
- a CDS encoding DUF2273 domain-containing protein yields the protein MTLNKGIISAIAAGILGFFFATVGFLKTIMIIFLIVLGYLIGTYWETRDTKTEKKDKEK from the coding sequence ATGACATTAAACAAAGGTATCATCAGCGCGATCGCCGCGGGCATTCTCGGTTTCTTTTTCGCCACGGTCGGATTTCTTAAGACGATAATGATCATATTTTTGATCGTGCTCGGATACCTTATCGGCACTTACTGGGAAACAAGAGACACCAAGACCGAAAAAAAAGACAAAGAAAAATAA
- a CDS encoding diguanylate cyclase — protein sequence MNRYIKIGYDGIELELPVHALYLYRGVEQLLTNIIPLMTEGIERKEKCFFIGKENAAKSLKEEFKNQITIIDKPIQAPNFLPWLKSEYDKLAKNFHGMRIFIESDKEFLHFEDVLDDFNTQPDMKIFLLCQYQISNVDSQELLEILKTHPYVFVEHLLKPNCFYSRVKHRIWLDPLTGIFNRRYFENQLSKELQRASRYEHNLSILFIDIDHFKKVNDEFGHQLGDQVLTELSQILERSLRSVDVVARYGGDEFVILLPETKKPFATKTAQRILNTIRHYDFFKENLKIKELSVSIGVASFPDDAGGTYELIKKADKSLYEAKAKGGNQVVAAE from the coding sequence ATGAACCGTTATATCAAGATCGGATACGATGGGATCGAACTGGAGCTGCCGGTCCACGCGCTCTACCTTTACCGCGGCGTCGAACAGCTCCTGACGAACATAATCCCGCTGATGACCGAAGGGATCGAGCGCAAGGAGAAATGTTTCTTTATCGGCAAGGAGAACGCGGCTAAAAGTTTGAAAGAGGAATTCAAGAATCAGATCACGATCATCGATAAACCGATCCAGGCGCCCAACTTCCTGCCCTGGCTCAAGAGCGAATATGACAAGCTCGCAAAAAATTTCCACGGCATGAGGATCTTCATCGAAAGCGACAAAGAATTCCTGCACTTCGAGGACGTTCTGGACGATTTCAATACCCAGCCGGATATGAAGATATTCCTTTTATGCCAGTATCAGATCAGCAACGTCGACTCGCAGGAACTCCTGGAGATCCTGAAAACCCATCCATACGTGTTCGTCGAGCATCTTCTTAAGCCGAACTGCTTTTATTCCCGGGTCAAGCACCGCATCTGGCTGGATCCACTGACCGGCATCTTCAACCGCCGGTACTTTGAGAATCAGCTGAGCAAAGAATTGCAGCGGGCTTCGCGGTACGAGCATAACCTCTCGATCCTGTTCATCGATATCGACCACTTCAAGAAAGTGAACGATGAATTCGGTCACCAGCTCGGCGACCAGGTGCTCACTGAGCTGTCGCAGATCCTCGAGCGTTCGCTCCGCAGCGTCGATGTCGTAGCGCGTTATGGTGGCGACGAATTCGTGATCTTGCTGCCGGAAACGAAAAAGCCATTCGCGACCAAAACCGCCCAGAGGATCCTGAATACGATCCGGCACTATGATTTTTTCAAAGAAAACCTCAAGATCAAGGAATTAAGCGTGTCCATAGGTGTGGCGTCGTTCCCTGACGATGCGGGCGGCACGTACGAACTGATCAAAAAAGCCGATAAGTCTCTTTACGAAGCAAAAGCCAAGGGCGGCAACCAGGTAGTTGCGGCGGAATAG
- a CDS encoding tetratricopeptide repeat protein, with product MSLPSRYLYGFFISLAVVLIACGQKQERIRNARKFINEWNYERAISELISFREDKDPAISYILGYCYLRKNETAEAANYFSRTLAEDSTFADSIAGFYTRLAKNALKVNETNRAVQLYDELSKLVPNAVGADDLFLIGDVNYDQGNHLVVIQAYQKALAIDSLSSTARKARNRLIRSLLASDSFAHALVLAKVEYQRSKIADNVLQLGEITYAVGKKYFESQMYDSAMAYFDEVLGQQEPKSLLDDVYFHLGEIYLRQDSLTLALDAYKKVLRLNPYQKGDLVAKAQARIKEIKEK from the coding sequence ATGTCCCTGCCATCCCGTTACCTATACGGTTTTTTTATCAGTCTCGCAGTGGTCCTCATTGCCTGCGGGCAGAAACAGGAAAGGATCAGGAACGCACGCAAGTTCATCAACGAGTGGAATTACGAACGCGCCATCTCGGAATTGATCTCCTTCCGCGAGGACAAGGACCCGGCGATCTCGTATATTCTCGGTTACTGTTATCTCCGCAAGAACGAAACCGCGGAAGCGGCAAATTATTTTTCCCGGACGCTTGCGGAGGACAGCACGTTCGCCGACAGCATCGCCGGCTTCTACACCAGGCTGGCGAAGAACGCGCTGAAAGTGAACGAAACGAACCGCGCCGTCCAGCTCTATGACGAGCTTTCCAAACTGGTCCCCAATGCCGTCGGGGCTGACGATCTCTTTCTTATCGGTGACGTCAATTACGATCAAGGCAATCACCTGGTCGTAATCCAGGCCTATCAAAAGGCGCTGGCGATTGATTCGCTGTCGTCGACCGCGCGCAAGGCGCGAAACCGGCTGATAAGATCGCTCCTTGCCAGCGACAGCTTCGCGCATGCGCTTGTCCTGGCAAAGGTCGAGTACCAGCGTTCCAAGATCGCGGATAATGTGCTCCAACTCGGCGAGATCACCTACGCCGTCGGCAAAAAATATTTCGAATCGCAGATGTACGACAGCGCTATGGCCTATTTCGATGAAGTCCTGGGTCAGCAGGAACCGAAATCGCTCCTCGATGACGTTTATTTCCATCTCGGAGAGATCTACCTGCGGCAAGACAGCCTGACTCTGGCGCTTGACGCCTATAAAAAAGTCCTGCGCTTGAATCCCTATCAAAAAGGCGATCTCGTCGCTAAAGCCCAGGCAAGGATCAAGGAGATCAAGGAGAAATAA
- a CDS encoding site-2 protease family protein, producing the protein MDPEFIDFLKTKMTVESVEDIMLPATITGRLYEPAARTVQEIKEYFAKTGYVPLFREQDGKHLVLLAPFRTPENKQKIWLNIILFIATIITTLLAGAMNSGYDPFSDIRTIAAGIPFSFSIMAILTAHELGHYFVSRKEGMITTLPFFIPIPFHFIGTFGAIIRMKSIVPSRRALLKVGMAGPLTGFAVALPIAIIGLALSEVRIAPAAAGYLHLGDSLLFYLIGKIFHPSLGAGTDIFLHPMAFAGWLGFFVTAINLIPIGQLDGGHVAFSILQKKRRYLYIPIIIGLIGLGLLWLGWYFWGAIAFFLSRRDPVVQDSITPLTSRDKLLALMPLVILILTFIPRPFSF; encoded by the coding sequence ATGGACCCGGAATTCATCGATTTTTTGAAAACAAAAATGACCGTCGAATCGGTCGAAGATATCATGCTGCCTGCGACCATAACCGGCCGGCTTTACGAACCGGCCGCGCGCACGGTCCAGGAGATCAAAGAGTATTTCGCGAAGACCGGCTATGTGCCGTTATTTCGCGAGCAGGACGGAAAACACCTTGTCCTGCTGGCGCCGTTTCGCACACCTGAAAATAAACAAAAGATCTGGCTCAACATCATTCTTTTCATCGCAACCATCATTACCACGCTCCTTGCCGGCGCTATGAATAGCGGTTATGATCCGTTCTCCGACATCAGAACCATTGCCGCAGGCATACCTTTTTCCTTTTCGATCATGGCAATCCTTACCGCGCACGAACTCGGCCATTACTTCGTATCAAGAAAAGAAGGTATGATCACCACCCTGCCTTTTTTCATCCCCATCCCCTTTCATTTCATCGGTACCTTTGGGGCGATCATACGCATGAAGTCGATCGTGCCGTCACGCCGGGCGCTTCTTAAAGTTGGGATGGCCGGTCCGCTCACGGGCTTTGCCGTCGCCCTGCCAATCGCGATCATCGGGCTGGCATTGTCCGAGGTCAGGATCGCGCCTGCAGCCGCGGGTTACCTGCATTTGGGCGACTCCCTGCTTTTTTACCTGATCGGGAAAATTTTTCATCCATCACTGGGCGCCGGCACCGATATTTTCCTGCATCCGATGGCGTTCGCAGGCTGGCTGGGATTTTTCGTGACCGCGATAAATCTCATCCCGATAGGCCAGCTTGACGGCGGCCATGTCGCGTTCAGTATTTTACAAAAAAAACGCCGCTATCTATACATCCCGATCATAATCGGGCTGATCGGACTGGGGCTGTTGTGGCTTGGCTGGTATTTCTGGGGGGCAATCGCCTTTTTCCTTTCACGGCGCGATCCCGTGGTCCAGGATTCGATAACCCCGCTGACTTCGAGGGATAAACTTTTGGCACTCATGCCGCTGGTCATACTTATCCTGACCTTCATACCGCGGCCGTTCTCGTTCTGA
- a CDS encoding alanine--glyoxylate aminotransferase family protein has translation MKTYKLFTPGPIDVPLDVLKKTARPMIYHREEQFKKLMDDISAMLKKIIKTKGRLYFLTSSGTGAMEAACSNILSTADHPVVTVCGKFGERWVDLCRSYRVQADIIQVPFGKAVKPEAVEQAVKRLGKPTVIFTTLAETSTGVLSDIKALGEIAKRYDSYLVVDGVAGVGADHCPQDGWNVDVMIGASQKALMAPPGIAFISLSERAFEKCRMSDLPRYYFDLRKYEKFMEKGQTPWTPAITVLYGLQAGLARIISEGIEHNFNRHKKIARFVRGRIQDMGFEIFPETPSSALSVMKMPANMDSTPIIGDIKENHYILFSNGQAEMKGKILRIGHMGNYTIAKMKNVLNILEKTISKWRE, from the coding sequence TTGAAGACCTATAAACTGTTCACTCCGGGACCCATCGATGTCCCTCTTGATGTGCTGAAAAAAACCGCCCGGCCGATGATCTATCACCGGGAAGAGCAGTTCAAGAAACTGATGGACGATATTTCAGCGATGCTTAAAAAGATCATCAAAACCAAAGGCAGACTCTATTTCCTCACTTCATCTGGGACCGGGGCAATGGAAGCGGCCTGTTCGAACATCCTGTCGACTGCCGACCATCCGGTCGTCACGGTATGCGGTAAATTTGGGGAACGGTGGGTTGACCTGTGCCGGAGCTACCGCGTCCAGGCCGATATCATCCAGGTACCTTTTGGCAAGGCGGTCAAACCCGAGGCGGTCGAACAAGCGGTGAAGCGGCTGGGAAAGCCGACCGTTATTTTCACGACTCTGGCCGAAACATCAACCGGCGTGCTCAGCGACATCAAAGCTCTAGGTGAAATCGCGAAACGTTATGATTCGTACCTGGTCGTCGATGGTGTCGCAGGCGTGGGTGCCGATCACTGCCCCCAGGACGGGTGGAATGTCGATGTCATGATCGGGGCGTCGCAAAAAGCGCTTATGGCGCCGCCGGGGATCGCGTTCATTTCCCTGTCGGAACGGGCTTTTGAAAAATGTCGGATGTCGGACCTTCCAAGATACTACTTTGACTTGAGGAAATATGAAAAGTTCATGGAGAAAGGACAGACCCCGTGGACCCCGGCAATAACCGTTCTCTACGGCCTGCAAGCCGGTCTCGCCAGGATAATCAGCGAGGGCATCGAACACAATTTCAACCGTCATAAAAAGATCGCCCGGTTCGTGCGGGGCAGGATCCAGGACATGGGGTTCGAGATCTTTCCGGAAACCCCGTCCAGCGCCTTGAGTGTCATGAAGATGCCGGCCAACATGGACAGCACGCCGATCATCGGCGATATCAAAGAAAATCATTACATACTATTCTCCAACGGCCAAGCCGAAATGAAGGGCAAGATCCTGCGGATCGGCCACATGGGCAATTATACGATCGCAAAAATGAAGAACGTCCTGAACATCCTGGAAAAAACCATAAGCAAATGGAGAGAATAA